The proteins below are encoded in one region of Plutella xylostella chromosome 13, ilPluXylo3.1, whole genome shotgun sequence:
- the LOC105385649 gene encoding RWD domain-containing protein 2A, whose protein sequence is MFSEAKMEQSISDTLSNCLSRQLDEYELLKSMYPGKDEIILSDPKIIQEIEAVIGGSTDFTPRHLDFILKLVVENIKLELCINLPNFYPNEEPDVYVRCNQFNRHQESSLNSQLSAFIRENHLGEVCLYTIVTWLQDNVALFSKTEVIEKPKVEVEKSEVTDKFARYWILSHHIYNKHKRDVILNTSRDFDVTGFCVPGKPGVIYIEGPDGHCKEFWRIIKAMCWKKITLRKIELFEPAQRPTEQKFQCFKELFFHNPSIKNNKHADMGVFSKYMEEIGLNDAFHDFFGLSKD, encoded by the coding sequence ATGTTTAGTGAAGCAAAAATGGAACAGTCGATCAGTGATACCTTATCCAATTGCTTGTCGAGACAATTGGACGAATACGAATTATTAAAGTCCATGTACCCTGGAAAAGATGAAATTATATTGTCAGATCCTAAAATTATACAGGAAATAGAAGCCGTTATAGGTGGCTCCACAGACTTTACCCCGCGTCACCTGGATTTTATTCTGAAACTTgtagttgaaaatataaaactggAACTCTGCATAAACTTGCCAAACTTTTACCCAAACGAAGAACCAGATGTTTATGTGCGATGCAATCAATTTAACCGTCATCAAGAAAGCAGTCTGAATAGTCAATTATCTGCATTTATTAGAGAAAATCATTTAGGAGAAGTATGCCTGTACACAATAGTGACATGGCTTCAGGATAATGTTGCTTTGTTCTCTAAAACAGAAGTTATTGAGAAGCCAAAAGTAGAAGTTGAGAAAAGTGAAGTTACTGACAAGTTTGCCAGATACTGGATCCTCTCCCACCACATATACAACAAGCACAAGAGAGATGTTATACTGAATACTTCTAGAGACTTTGATGTCACTGGATTCTGTGTGCCAGGAAAACCCGGTGTTATATACATTGAGGGACCCGACGGTCACTGCAAGGAGTTTTGGAGGATCATCAAAGCCATGTGCTGGAAAAAAATTACACTGAGAAAGATAGAGCTGTTTGAACCCGCACAACGGCCTACAGAACAAAAATTTCAGTGCTTTAAAGAACTGTTTTTTCATAATCCCTCAATCAAGAACAATAAACATGCAGACATGGGTGTTTTTTCTAAATATATGGAAGAAATAGGTCTCAATGATGCATTTCACGACTTTTTTGGCCTATCTAAAGATTGA
- the LOC105385650 gene encoding coiled-coil domain-containing protein 22 homolog has protein sequence MEEVDNIILQFLKQLDISLSEDIKTLSDLPVETIIESASKCLTTINPSLKLPPRLPSGISHRIEVAAQIASSCKDLGYKNDVGYQTFLYYNEAELRQVFMFLIEQLPSEGAQDVSAEPPKNNRSLLSQAISRKIAEDLNSIWIPPCCDATKMKTIGDSASAESQDTKALRTRTPYMTEAEIMEALSKVNHNRPSQTTSQPNDVENLNKATKEPEVKKDISKSLKELKETAIVLRQKFNLLESEKNIMDNEFQQANKSLEKAQSELKNVHNILSSIGIDNLSEEGAVDNILDKVQHNIGLLHGKSENHTSKNLELRVEIEKIRNSSSSESERSRCRNTLLSLKDSAKSMKEEYNKKEKLRDQLKKKYEKLKGGNKRSIYMKRILEIIGNVDKQNMEITKVLEDTRQLQKEINSLEGQLERCFSIADETLFGDAKKDDQAKKAYKLLALLHSECNTIVSLVNDTGSLAREIIDLEDNIKAEKTKRTEDTLQRIQQDITRMQEENVR, from the exons ATGGAAGAAgtagataatattattttgcagTTCCTAAAACAGTTGGACAT AAGCTTATCTGAAGATATAAAGACCTTGTCTGACTTGCCGGTGGAAACGATTATCGAGTCGGCCTCAAAATGCCTCACCACTATCAACCCTAGTCTCAAGCTGCCACCGAGGCTGCCTTCAGGAATATCTCACAGGATAGAAGTGGCAGCACAGATTGCTTCTTCTTGCAAA GATTTGGGCTACAAAAATGATGTGGGCTACCAGACATTCCTCTACTACAATGAAGCGGAGCTGCGTCAGGTATTCATGTTCCTCATTGAGCAACTCCCCAGCGAGGGTGCCCAAGACGTCTCCGCGGAGCCCCCGAAGAACAACAGGTCCTTACTGTCACAAGCCATCAGCAGGAAGATTGCTGAGGACCTCAACTCCATATGGATCCCGCCATGCTGTGATGCTACTAAAATGAAGACTATTGGAGACAGTGCTAGTGCag aGTCACAGGACACTAAAGCACTAAGAACAAGGACACCTTACATGACTGAAGCTGAAATTATGGAAGCTCTCTCAAAAGTGAATCATAACCGACCTTCACAAACCACCAGCCAGCCTAATGATGTGGAGAATCTCAATAAAGCTACCAAGGAACCAGAAGTCAAAAAGGACATTAGCAAAAGTTTGAAAGAACTGAAAGAGACAGCCATAGTTCTTAGGCAAAAGTTCAACTTGCTGGAAAGTGAGAAGAATATTATGGACAATGAGTTCCAACAG GCCAACAAGTCCCTTGAAAAGGCTCAATCGGAGCTGAAGAATGTCCACAATATACTAAGCAGCATCGGTATAGATAATCTAAGTGAAGAAGGGGCTGTGGACAACATATTGGACAAGGTCCAACACAACATAGGACTGCTTCACGGGAAGAGTGAAAACCACACTTCCAAGAATTTGGAACTCCGAGTAGAAATCGAAAAGATCAGGAATAGTTCTTCATCTGAG TCAGAGAGAAGTAGATGCAGGAATACACTCCTATCGCTCAAGGACTCGGCTAAATCTATGAAAGAAGAATACAACAAGAAGGAGAAACTAAGAGACCAgctaaagaaaaaatatgaaaaattgaAAGGAGGAAATAAAAG atCAATATACATGAAGCGCATCTTAGAGATCATCGGCAATGTGGACAAGCAGAACATGGAGATAACGAAAGTTCTAGAAGACACGAGACAGCTGCAGAAGGAGATCAACAGCTTGGAGGGACAGCTGGAACGGTGCTTCTCTATCGCTGACGAAACTCTTTTCGGA GACGCCAAAAAAGACGACCAAGCCAAGAAAGCGTACAAGCTGTTAGCCCTACTCCACTCAGAGTGCAACACGATCGTGTCACTAGTGAACGACACCGGTTCCCTAGCAAGAGAGATCATCGACCTCGAGGATAACATCAAAGCGGAGAAGACAAAGAGGACTGAAGACACACTGCAGAGGATCCAGCAAGACATCACTAGGATGCAGGAAGAGAATGTGCGGTAG
- the LOC105385651 gene encoding uncharacterized protein LOC105385651, translated as MLQRSRLLFIHSKLYSGVRKQTFLTNAYSCTEAWNSRSSSPILSKINLNDFYNVLDQNYTSKGVISATDVDIFANVINDSSYLDELRDLLHKLRMSADTMSTLDSTHHATIRNYIDHGHIEDLIEILKEPLTYGIFLDDYTANILLDKLVTAENYDDAATVASLVMLQEDFSNDITCALGQYACYKFALGYTPPPPPEPEPKKKKVEEIKIRVKYLRNPYFDDHFDIKDPLVAAGKTLAWMSERSNTNLNNNLQIIGWLYFKKYDKLFNACENLSKKEGSKLFAEVKALVQKECESKPDDAETVQKLGQCLSVLEKVSASEGSLEDALKDSIENAINKSQKQDIAAQVKLFQSWGEIREAKLKEQIQRLDRAKRLQLIQEKQDKLKEEEQKLWFFDNEDQIDLQIEDKESLVEEPAQRKTVVTQSDENYVPPEIRPKKK; from the exons ATGCTACAACGAAGCCGATTGTTGTTTATCCATTCTAAACTTTATTCGGGCGttagaaaacaaacatttcTAACAAACGCATACAGTTGCACGGAGGCTTGGAACTCCCGCAGTTCGTCTCCTATTCTCAGTAAAATCAACTTAAACGATTTCTACAATGTGTTGGatcaaaactatacatctAAAGGGGTCATCAGTGCTACGGACGTCGATATATTTGCGAATGTTATCAACGATTCTAGCTATTTAGATGAACTCAGAGACTTACTGCACAAGCTGCGGATGTCCGCCGACACTATGTCCACCCTAGACTCCACGCATCACGCCACAATAAGAAACTATATCGACCACGGCCACATTGAAGACCTAATAGAGATACTGAAAGAGCCCTTAACTTATGGAATATTCCTTGATGATTATACGGCCAATATTTTACTAGACAAACTAGTTACAGCCGAAAATTATGATGATGCGGCTACAGTGGCGTCCCTAGTGATGCTACAGGAAGACTTCTCCAATGACATCACATGTGCACTCGGTCAGTATGCATGTTACAAGTTTGCACTGGGCTACACACCCCCTCCACCGCCCGAGCCTGAGCCAAAGAAGAAAAAGGTTgaagaaattaaaattagaGTCAAATACTTAAGAAACCCGTATTTTGATGACCATTTTGACATTAAAGATCCCCTTGTAGCAGCAGGTAAGACCCTCGCGTGGATGTCAGAGAGATCAAACACAAACTTGAACAATAATCTGCAGATTATAGGGTGgctttactttaaaaagtaTGATAAGTTATTCAATGCATGTGAGAACTTGTCCAAAAAGGAAGGTTCTAAGTTGTTTGCGGAGGTGAAAGCCTTGGTACAGAAGGAGTGTGAGTCCAAGCCTGATGATGCAGAGACTGTGCAGAAGCTTGGGCAGTGCCTGTCGGTGCTCGAAAAGGTCTCCGCTAGTGAGGGTAGTCTAGAAGATGCCTTGAAGGACTCCATAGAGAATGCCATCAACAAATCACAAAAACAGGACATTGCAGCACAAGTAAAG CTATTCCAGTCATGGGGTGAGATAAGAGAAGCCAAGCTGAAAGAGCAAATACAGAGACTGGACCGAGCCAAGCGCCTGCAACTGATCCAGGAGAAGCAAGACAAACTGAAGGAAGAAGAACAGAAACTGTGGTTCTTTGATAATGAAGACCAAATCGACCTTCAGATTGAGGATAAAGAGAGCCTTGTTGAGGAACCGGCTCAGAGAAAGACGGTGGTCACCCAGTCTGATGAAAACTATGTGCCTCCTGAGATACGGCCGAAGAAGAAGTGA